CCGAGGCCGGAAATAACTGCGAACAAAAGCATGTCAATCGTCAGCCCGCCACACACAACCCACGAGCTAAGAGAAGACTCACTGCCCGATACAAACTTCGGCTTCGCCGCAATTTGAAGTGTCCATTCGCGTCCGGATAGCGTGACAGGTACCTGAGCATACAGATCTCCGGGAGGTTCCGGCCGATCGCCGTCAAGATTGGATTCACTATTGAACAGCAGGTTTGGTTCAGAAGTGACCCTGCCATCGAAGATACGACACTCAACATCTGCCACGGATTCATTGATCGTCCCTCGCATCAGATCATCGCATCGAAACGCAGCATACACCCACCCGCGGAGTGCGGTTTTTCGCTGGGCAGGAGTGTCAAGATTTGCTTCGTTTCGGTAAACAGGCAGGTAGCACAACACCCCTGCCTGAACGTCCTCATCAGTTTCCTGAACGAGTGTGATCTTTCCGGAAATGGCCGGAAATCCGCTGCTGGCGGCGGTATCCATGGCTTTGCGGCGAGTCGCATCAGAATACATGTCGTATCCAAAGGCGCGACGGTTGCGCCAGTCAAACGGTTCGATCAGAACAATGGCTGTGTAGTCCTCTCGATCTCCCTGGGGAGTCACCTGGTAGTCAGGAAAGCCTTCCGCACGCACCGCGGCGACGTGAGCTGCCAGTTGTTTCTGTGGCACAGGGACAGCAAACCCCATCGCCTGAATGCCAGGAAAGTACCGTGGGAGACGGCAGTGCTTCACGTAGTTCGCCCAAGCCGTTCGGTTGACGTCGTCAGTAGCGCTGAACAGGCTGACGCCGCCTCGCAGGACCTGCTCATACTCCAACATACGCTCGCTAATGCGACTTTGAATTTCCGAAACACGAAAGGCGAACCTTTCGCGGTGCCGCTGTGCAACATGAAGGTTGGTAAGATGCCACGCCAAAAATGTCAGCAGCAACGATCCGCACAGGATGATGCGCGCACCATTGCGACTATGCGCAAGCTGCAAAATGCGGCTGAATTTTGAAATGGCGTTCATGGAAATACCTACGCGAAAACTCTGTTCCGACGTCCTATACATGAGAGAAGTGCAGATTCCACGATCCAAAATGGGACGAGTGTTCTTCGCTATTCTGTTCGCTCCGGTACTGATTCGCTTATCGTGGGCAGGCGAAGCACAAACGTGGCTCCGCACCCCGGCCCGTCACTCTGGGCCGAAAGAGATCCCCCAAAATCCGCGGCGGTAATCGCGCTTGAGTGCAAGCCGAATCCATGCCCACCTGACTTATTCGTGAATCCAGGCTTGAACACCATGCCCAATTCTTCGTTCGAGATTCCGACCCCTTGATCAATGACAGCGATACTTACCGAGTCATCCTGTGTTTCAATGCTTACCGTCAGTTGTTTGTTATCGAGGCTGCTTTTGCTCATCGCTTCTTTGGCGTTAGTCAGCAGGATCGTCAGCACGTCCAAAACTCGTTGCCGGATCGCTCGCACTGGCGGGACGTGCTGAAATCTGGTGACAACATGGATTTGATGCCGTTTGAATGCTTCATCCTGCATGGCAAGCGCGGTGTCCGTCAGCTTTACCAGGTCAATGGGTTCGCGGCATTCTTTCTGGCCGGCAAACGTTTCGTGTGAGGCGACGATATCTTTGATGTTCTCGATGCTCTCCATAAGCGTTTGCACTTCTTTCATTCCATCCGTCCGTTCTGCCAGCAACTGATTGGATAGTTCGCCCAATAGCGTGGGGAAGTGCTTCCCTTGCGGATCGACTGTCAGGAATTTGCCAAGGTCGTCAGCATGCTCTTCAATCACATGCGATGCTTTTTCGAGGTGAACGACAGAGCTTCCGGACAGCGACTCACGCAGTACTCCGGCCGCGACATTGATGCTGTTCAGTGCGTTTCCAACATTGTGCAGGACGCCTGTTGCGATCTCGGCTCTGCCAGCCACGCGTGCTGCCGCTCTTAGCTCTTCATTCAGCCGTGCGCGCTCACGTTCGGCCTCACGTGCAGCTGTGACATCACGGCCAATCTGAATCATGCCAACAAATTGCTCGTCTTTGTCAAAGATGGGCCGCATCTCAATTTGAATGGATATCTCACGCCCATCTTTTCTTCGTTTGTGGACCTCAACATCGAATGGTCGCTGATTTTTGACACCATCCAGCATTGCTGTCACTGTTTCCTCACGGGTGCTGGGTCCGCGTAGGACTTCGATGGGACTGTGGCCGATGACTTCAGTGTCCCGATACCCGGTTATTCTGGTGAAGCCATCGTTGACCCATTCCACTCTTCCAA
This DNA window, taken from Fuerstiella marisgermanici, encodes the following:
- a CDS encoding PAS domain S-box protein translates to MSSNPVCLNPENIQRRNDLREQLNREHCTRVDRLFVALMVVQFVCGIVAACLISPKTWIGQTSHVHIHIWAAFLLGGLISGGPIVAVWLNPGSQQSRLMMAVSQGLWSALLIHLSGGRLETHFHVFGSLAFVAFYRDWKVLVATTVVITMDHALRGIWWPLSVYGLTTASPYRWLEHAAWVIFEDIFLMFNIMKSQQDVSSVCDRQAELESLNSDIEETVRRRTIELETARADAERLALVAKYTDNSVIILNSLGRVEWVNDGFTRITGYRDTEVIGHSPIEVLRGPSTREETVTAMLDGVKNQRPFDVEVHKRRKDGREISIQIEMRPIFDKDEQFVGMIQIGRDVTAAREAERERARLNEELRAAARVAGRAEIATGVLHNVGNALNSINVAAGVLRESLSGSSVVHLEKASHVIEEHADDLGKFLTVDPQGKHFPTLLGELSNQLLAERTDGMKEVQTLMESIENIKDIVASHETFAGQKECREPIDLVKLTDTALAMQDEAFKRHQIHVVTRFQHVPPVRAIRQRVLDVLTILLTNAKEAMSKSSLDNKQLTVSIETQDDSVSIAVIDQGVGISNEELGMVFKPGFTNKSGGHGFGLHSSAITAADFGGSLSAQSDGPGCGATFVLRLPTISESVPERTE